One part of the Magnetovibrio sp. PR-2 genome encodes these proteins:
- a CDS encoding type II toxin-antitoxin system RelE/ParE family toxin: MAKFILSNAADADLLGIARFTIDSFGPNQALTYAKGFEACFNTIAGQPHIGLARDEIRLGLRSFNYKSRIVFYLETDEGVFIVRVLHARQDPAQHLS, translated from the coding sequence ATGGCGAAATTTATACTCTCCAACGCTGCCGACGCAGATTTGCTCGGCATTGCGCGCTTCACCATCGATAGCTTCGGTCCCAACCAAGCTTTGACATACGCAAAAGGCTTTGAGGCATGTTTCAACACGATTGCCGGGCAGCCACATATCGGGTTAGCACGCGATGAAATACGCCTTGGATTGCGGTCATTTAATTACAAAAGCCGCATTGTCTTTTATCTTGAAACAGATGAAGGCGTTTTCATTGTACGCGTTTTGCATGCTCGCCAAGATCCGGCTCAACATTTGTCGTAG
- the serA gene encoding phosphoglycerate dehydrogenase: MVKVLISDKMSPRAEEIFKERGVDVDYKPGMTPDELKACIGEYDGLAIRSATKATADIIDAADNLKVIGRAGIGTDNIDKPAATSKGIVVMNTPFGNAITTAEHAITLMMATARQIPAANASTHASKWEKSRFMGVEVMGKTLGLIGAGNIGSGVAERAIGLKMKVVAYDPYLSPERAQEIGVEKVELDDLFKRADFISLHTPMTDSTRGIVNKDAFAKMKDGVRIVNCARGGLVVEADLLDALESGKCAGAALDVFEEEPAKDNALFGRDDVICTPHLGASTSEAQVNVAVQIAEQISDYLLTGAVTNALNMPSVSAEDAPKLAPYLKLAEQLGSFAGQVTVTGIEKVEIEYEGHAAELNTKPITAVVLQGLLSPMLEGVNMVSAPVIAKDRDIDITEILHERPTEYQTLISVTITTEAQTRTVKGTLFAGREPRFVDIKGISMDAKMGEHMLFLTNEDKPGFIGGLGTVLGDAGINVATFNLGRAEEGGEAMALVEVDQAVGEEVLDALRELPQVMRAQALRF, translated from the coding sequence ATGGTGAAAGTACTTATTTCCGACAAAATGAGCCCGCGCGCCGAAGAAATCTTCAAAGAGCGCGGCGTTGATGTGGACTACAAGCCGGGCATGACCCCGGATGAATTGAAAGCCTGCATCGGCGAGTACGATGGTTTGGCTATTCGTTCTGCGACCAAAGCGACGGCGGACATCATTGACGCGGCTGACAACTTAAAAGTCATCGGCCGTGCAGGCATCGGCACCGACAACATCGACAAGCCCGCTGCGACGTCTAAAGGTATCGTGGTGATGAACACGCCATTCGGCAACGCCATCACCACGGCAGAGCATGCCATCACCTTGATGATGGCGACGGCGCGTCAAATCCCAGCGGCCAATGCCTCGACCCACGCCAGCAAGTGGGAAAAATCCCGCTTTATGGGTGTGGAAGTCATGGGCAAAACCTTAGGCCTCATCGGTGCGGGCAACATCGGTTCCGGTGTTGCGGAACGCGCCATCGGCTTGAAAATGAAAGTCGTGGCATATGACCCGTACTTGTCGCCGGAACGCGCGCAAGAAATCGGTGTCGAGAAAGTTGAGCTGGACGACTTGTTCAAGCGTGCCGACTTCATTTCTCTGCACACGCCCATGACCGACAGCACACGCGGCATCGTCAACAAAGACGCGTTTGCCAAAATGAAAGACGGCGTGCGCATCGTGAACTGTGCGCGCGGTGGCTTGGTTGTCGAAGCGGACTTGTTGGACGCTTTGGAAAGCGGCAAATGCGCTGGTGCGGCTTTGGACGTGTTCGAAGAAGAACCCGCCAAAGACAATGCGCTGTTTGGCCGCGATGACGTGATCTGCACGCCGCACTTGGGCGCATCCACATCGGAAGCTCAAGTCAACGTCGCCGTGCAAATCGCCGAACAAATCTCGGACTACTTGCTCACGGGTGCGGTGACCAACGCGCTCAACATGCCGAGCGTGTCCGCCGAAGACGCACCGAAGTTGGCTCCGTATCTGAAGCTCGCCGAACAACTGGGCAGCTTTGCCGGTCAAGTGACCGTCACGGGTATCGAAAAGGTCGAGATCGAATACGAAGGCCATGCGGCAGAGCTGAACACCAAGCCCATCACGGCGGTGGTGTTGCAAGGCTTGTTGAGCCCGATGTTGGAAGGCGTGAACATGGTTTCCGCTCCGGTCATCGCCAAAGACCGCGATATCGACATCACGGAAATCCTGCACGAACGCCCGACGGAATATCAAACCCTGATTTCCGTCACCATCACCACCGAAGCGCAAACCCGCACGGTGAAGGGTACGCTGTTCGCCGGTCGCGAGCCGCGTTTTGTGGACATCAAAGGCATTTCCATGGACGCCAAAATGGGCGAACACATGCTGTTCCTCACCAACGAAGACAAACCGGGCTTCATCGGTGGCTTGGGCACGGTGTTGGGTGACGCAGGCATCAACGTCGCCACGTTCAACCTGGGCCGCGCCGAAGAAGGCGGCGAAGCCATGGCCTTGGTCGAAGTCGATCAAGCCGTGGGCGAAGAGGTCCTGGATGCCCTTCGCGAACTGCCCCAGGTTATGCGGGCACAGGCGTTGCGGTTCTGA
- a CDS encoding tyrosine-type recombinase/integrase, translating to MKKKLTKTFIEQIEPADKVRLVGDTMVPGLYLKVTPKGSKSFFLQYGPKRSKKKITDWPGVHTSLEQIRQSARDYLLEYQRTGTIEDPTKFDQDAMAFVDLIQNYIDTRRKTPSSKQSCQRQLDGRITDKLGRLKWTDLSPPMFFEWRDQLSCNRSTWNNLRSIMISAWTFSQERGDIPWERPCPVKLTKRYNIQTRKQIVPDEAYAQFGAIIHEMIAAGEGNIYEHHAILLVMVTGMRNRECMALRKDQVDFSHKTITFQPDQHKTGHDTGVKVINLSDAAMMILKRVLEIQAEEGRDEAEHFFLSNCTAHMRRDPHKPLTRMFWTWNMVKQRAGYPGLIVHNFRAGLISYANRVGLTLSDAAGLVGHADTNTTSKYYMTPSSDKYDAVGNGIGSMIGVYPGPESTEDGPV from the coding sequence ATGAAAAAGAAACTGACAAAAACATTCATAGAGCAGATTGAACCCGCCGACAAGGTCCGCCTTGTCGGCGACACTATGGTACCCGGATTGTATTTGAAGGTGACCCCCAAGGGGTCCAAGTCGTTCTTCCTTCAATACGGGCCGAAGAGATCGAAGAAAAAGATAACCGATTGGCCCGGTGTGCACACGAGCCTCGAACAGATTCGACAATCTGCGCGCGACTACTTACTTGAGTACCAACGCACCGGCACAATCGAGGACCCGACCAAGTTCGATCAAGATGCCATGGCATTCGTTGATCTGATCCAGAATTATATCGACACCCGAAGGAAGACTCCCTCTTCTAAACAATCATGCCAACGACAACTGGATGGTCGGATCACGGACAAGCTTGGCCGACTTAAGTGGACCGACCTTTCACCGCCGATGTTCTTCGAGTGGCGAGACCAGTTAAGCTGCAACCGATCCACCTGGAATAATTTGCGATCAATAATGATTTCCGCTTGGACATTCAGCCAAGAGCGCGGGGATATCCCGTGGGAGCGGCCATGTCCGGTTAAGCTAACAAAGCGGTACAATATTCAGACACGAAAACAAATTGTCCCAGACGAGGCATATGCGCAATTCGGGGCGATCATTCATGAGATGATCGCGGCTGGTGAGGGCAACATTTATGAGCATCATGCGATCTTGTTGGTGATGGTGACCGGGATGCGCAACCGCGAATGTATGGCACTCAGAAAAGATCAGGTTGATTTCAGTCACAAAACGATCACTTTCCAACCGGACCAGCACAAGACCGGGCATGACACCGGCGTGAAAGTAATAAATTTGTCTGACGCGGCCATGATGATCCTGAAACGGGTTTTGGAGATTCAAGCCGAAGAGGGTCGAGATGAGGCTGAGCATTTCTTCCTGTCGAATTGTACCGCGCATATGCGTCGGGACCCGCACAAACCTTTGACGCGAATGTTTTGGACCTGGAATATGGTCAAACAACGGGCCGGGTATCCTGGTTTAATCGTGCATAACTTCAGAGCCGGACTGATTTCGTATGCGAACCGGGTAGGGTTGACCCTGAGTGATGCAGCCGGTTTGGTTGGGCACGCTGACACGAACACGACCAGCAAATATTACATGACTCCTAGCAGTGATAAATACGACGCGGTCGGCAACGGAATTGGCTCTATGATCGGGGTATACCCCGGTCCAGAATCAACCGAGGACGGCCCTGTTTAG
- a CDS encoding helix-turn-helix domain-containing protein, whose translation MKDSFHWITLSQAAEQLGLPVKTLYAKIGAGNTPFPYYKFDRRYRVRQDDLDAYIEAMRVEPVHGFDRPRVSN comes from the coding sequence ATGAAAGACTCATTCCACTGGATCACCCTCAGCCAAGCGGCTGAACAACTTGGCTTACCCGTTAAGACGTTATACGCAAAGATCGGCGCGGGTAACACACCCTTTCCCTACTACAAATTTGACCGCCGGTACAGGGTACGACAAGACGACCTAGACGCGTATATCGAAGCCATGCGTGTCGAGCCGGTGCACGGTTTTGATCGTCCTCGTGTAAGTAATTAA
- a CDS encoding ribbon-helix-helix domain-containing protein: MAKFSITMSDDLGNYVQDEIAEKHFDNVSEYFRHLIRRERERQVAETELRSLIDEGLRSGPSHRSVQDIWADALSQTDQAD; this comes from the coding sequence ATGGCTAAATTTTCAATCACGATGTCAGACGATTTGGGTAACTACGTTCAAGACGAGATTGCCGAAAAACACTTCGACAATGTGAGCGAATATTTTCGCCATTTGATTCGTCGTGAACGCGAACGTCAAGTTGCCGAAACCGAGTTGCGGTCTTTGATTGACGAAGGTCTGCGCAGTGGGCCCAGTCATCGTTCCGTTCAAGACATTTGGGCCGATGCCCTCAGTCAGACCGATCAAGCCGATTAA
- a CDS encoding SLC13 family permease: MHASATAAADFQMWVTFFVIISAFALYAWEKVAIEVTSLGVLCVLMVFFYLYPVAGTTQHGGSVPNVLSPEILLAGFSNPALITVLALLVIGQGMVRTGVLDLVAHGVLKCCGATNWLAILAVLFIATVVSGFLNNIPVVVIFIPIMQALADRFDMSPSKLMMPLSFAAILGGMTTLIGSGSNLLVNSALLGIDQQPFDFFDFTIPGLVLAGVGLVYLLLIAPHLLPDREGMAETLAGSKGTGGKQYIAQVTVGKSSHLVGKKAVGGIFPALGNMTLRMVQREEEAILPPFEDYEAQRGDVLVVAATRSEIQDALARDPEGLYPDLEEAGGGAVLKRDGHRIQEMEESEGNYDEGELDDDGMPWHGGERVLAEAMIPPASRIIGQTLPQVGFRFRTHCIVLGVQRRSRMIRTRLTEIRLQAGDVLLVQGRPRDVQALRTNQDVLLIEWSASELPAHHHAKRAGTILLSVVLLAASGLMPIVIAGLSGAAAMVALGVLNVRQAFRAVDTKILTMIPAALAMGAAMHATGGAHFVAEAVMGLFDGMGPWVILSTFFITMVVLTNIISSKAMAVLFTPIAVDLAISINAPVEAFAVAVVFAANCSFASPIGYQTNLLVMAPGHYRFIDFARAGIPLILILWAVFSVFVPWWYGV; the protein is encoded by the coding sequence ATGCACGCCAGCGCGACAGCCGCCGCGGATTTTCAAATGTGGGTGACGTTTTTTGTCATCATCTCTGCTTTTGCTCTCTACGCCTGGGAAAAGGTTGCCATTGAGGTCACCAGCCTGGGCGTGTTGTGCGTGCTCATGGTTTTTTTCTATTTATATCCGGTCGCGGGCACCACTCAGCACGGTGGCAGCGTGCCCAATGTCTTATCCCCGGAAATTTTGCTCGCCGGTTTTTCCAACCCAGCCTTGATCACCGTGTTAGCTCTGCTGGTCATCGGCCAAGGCATGGTGCGCACGGGTGTGTTGGATTTGGTCGCACACGGTGTGCTGAAGTGCTGTGGCGCGACCAATTGGTTAGCGATTTTGGCGGTGCTGTTCATCGCCACCGTGGTCAGCGGCTTTTTGAACAACATCCCCGTGGTGGTGATTTTCATCCCCATCATGCAGGCCTTGGCGGATCGTTTCGATATGTCGCCCAGCAAGCTGATGATGCCGCTGAGCTTTGCGGCCATCTTGGGTGGAATGACGACGCTGATCGGGTCGGGTTCGAACCTGTTGGTGAACTCGGCTTTGTTGGGGATTGATCAGCAGCCCTTCGACTTTTTTGACTTTACTATTCCAGGTCTCGTTCTGGCGGGGGTGGGGCTGGTTTATTTGTTGTTGATCGCACCGCATTTGCTGCCGGACCGCGAAGGCATGGCCGAAACCTTGGCTGGTAGCAAAGGCACCGGCGGCAAGCAATACATTGCGCAAGTTACGGTCGGGAAATCTTCGCACTTGGTTGGCAAAAAAGCCGTCGGCGGTATCTTTCCCGCACTTGGCAATATGACGCTGCGTATGGTTCAGCGCGAAGAAGAAGCCATCTTGCCACCGTTCGAAGATTACGAAGCCCAGCGTGGTGATGTTTTGGTGGTGGCGGCGACCCGTTCAGAAATCCAAGACGCCTTGGCGCGCGATCCCGAAGGTCTCTATCCCGACTTGGAAGAAGCGGGGGGCGGGGCCGTGCTGAAGCGCGACGGCCACCGCATTCAGGAAATGGAAGAAAGCGAAGGCAACTACGACGAAGGTGAATTGGACGACGATGGCATGCCGTGGCACGGCGGCGAACGGGTTCTGGCCGAAGCCATGATCCCGCCCGCGTCGCGTATCATCGGTCAAACGCTGCCCCAAGTGGGCTTTCGCTTTCGAACGCATTGCATCGTGCTGGGTGTGCAGCGCCGTTCGCGCATGATCCGCACCCGCTTGACCGAGATCCGGTTGCAGGCCGGCGATGTGTTGTTGGTCCAAGGGCGTCCGCGCGACGTGCAAGCCTTGCGCACCAACCAAGACGTTTTGTTGATCGAATGGTCGGCGTCTGAGCTGCCCGCCCACCATCACGCCAAGCGTGCGGGCACGATTTTGTTGTCTGTGGTGTTGCTGGCGGCGTCGGGCTTGATGCCCATTGTGATTGCCGGGCTCAGCGGTGCTGCGGCCATGGTGGCGTTGGGTGTGCTCAACGTGCGCCAAGCGTTTCGGGCCGTGGACACCAAGATTCTCACCATGATTCCGGCGGCCCTTGCCATGGGGGCGGCGATGCACGCCACGGGTGGTGCGCACTTTGTCGCCGAGGCCGTCATGGGCCTCTTCGACGGTATGGGCCCGTGGGTCATCTTGTCGACGTTCTTCATCACCATGGTGGTGCTCACCAACATCATCAGCTCCAAAGCCATGGCGGTGCTGTTCACCCCCATCGCGGTGGACTTGGCGATTTCCATCAACGCCCCGGTGGAGGCCTTTGCCGTCGCCGTGGTGTTCGCCGCCAACTGTTCGTTCGCGTCGCCCATCGGCTATCAAACCAACTTGCTGGTGATGGCCCCCGGCCACTACCGCTTCATCGACTTCGCCCGCGCAGGCATACCGCTGATCTTGATTTTATGGGCGGTGTTTAGTGTGTTTGTGCCGTGGTGGTATGGGGTTTGA
- a CDS encoding phosphoserine transaminase: MTNAQPSIRPANPNFSSGPCAKRPGWSVDALSDALTGRSHRSGPGKKKLAEAIDRTRAILGVPDTHKIGIVPASDTGAVEMALWSLLGARGVELLVWESFGGGWATDVTKQLKLDDVTVTTADYGQIPDLSAVDFSKDVIFTWNGTTSGVRVPNGKWIPDDREGLTIADSTSAAFAMNLPWDKLDVVTYSWQKVMGGEAAHGILILGPRAVERLESYTPPWPMPKIFRMTKGGKLNEGIFRGETINTPSMIAVEDAIDGLKWAEEVGGLEGLKKRSNANLAAIEAWVEKSDWAAFLAEDANIRSNTSVCLKVKDEAFTSLDADVQAAELKKLTKMLDEEGVAYDIGGYRDAPAGLRLWAGATVETSDMEALLPWLDWAFAEIKAGL; the protein is encoded by the coding sequence ATGACCAACGCACAACCGAGCATCCGCCCGGCGAACCCCAACTTTTCCTCTGGCCCTTGCGCCAAGCGTCCCGGCTGGTCTGTGGACGCTTTGTCCGACGCCCTGACGGGCCGTTCGCACCGTTCCGGTCCGGGCAAGAAGAAGCTCGCCGAAGCCATCGATCGCACCCGCGCCATTTTGGGTGTTCCCGACACGCACAAGATCGGCATCGTTCCGGCGTCCGACACGGGTGCCGTTGAAATGGCGCTGTGGAGCCTTTTGGGTGCACGCGGTGTTGAGCTGTTGGTCTGGGAAAGCTTCGGTGGCGGCTGGGCTACGGACGTGACCAAGCAGTTGAAGCTCGACGACGTGACCGTGACCACAGCCGACTACGGCCAAATCCCCGATTTGTCCGCCGTGGACTTTTCCAAAGACGTGATCTTCACCTGGAACGGCACCACGTCCGGCGTGCGCGTGCCCAACGGCAAGTGGATCCCAGACGACCGCGAAGGTTTGACCATCGCAGATTCAACGTCCGCAGCGTTCGCCATGAACCTGCCGTGGGACAAGCTCGATGTGGTGACGTACTCCTGGCAAAAAGTCATGGGTGGCGAAGCCGCCCACGGCATTTTGATTTTGGGGCCGCGCGCGGTTGAGCGTCTGGAATCCTACACGCCCCCTTGGCCGATGCCGAAGATTTTCCGCATGACCAAAGGCGGCAAGTTGAACGAAGGCATTTTCCGTGGCGAAACCATCAACACGCCGTCCATGATTGCGGTTGAAGACGCCATCGACGGTCTGAAATGGGCCGAAGAGGTTGGCGGCTTGGAAGGCTTGAAAAAACGTTCCAACGCAAACTTGGCAGCCATCGAAGCCTGGGTGGAAAAATCCGACTGGGCGGCGTTCTTGGCCGAAGACGCGAACATTCGTTCCAACACGTCTGTGTGTTTGAAAGTCAAAGACGAAGCGTTCACGTCGCTGGACGCTGACGTTCAAGCGGCTGAGCTGAAAAAGCTCACCAAGATGCTCGACGAAGAAGGCGTGGCTTACGACATCGGCGGTTACCGCGATGCTCCGGCTGGTTTGCGTCTGTGGGCCGGTGCGACGGTGGAAACGTCCGATATGGAAGCGTTGCTGCCGTGGCTCGACTGGGCCTTTGCTGAAATCAAAGCCGGATTGTAA
- a CDS encoding 4Fe-4S dicluster domain-containing protein — translation MEKALVLDAGKCTGCEQCEIACSMTNEGVSNPAKSRIKVFNFHDEGRFVPYTCTQCDEAWCMQACPVDAISVSGATGAKVVSDQLCVGCKVCTIACPFGTVNYNTATGKVIKCDLCGGDPACASACPTGAITYTDAGATGLAKMEAWAAKTDAGQQANA, via the coding sequence ATGGAAAAAGCTCTGGTTCTCGACGCCGGAAAATGCACCGGGTGCGAACAGTGCGAAATCGCCTGTTCAATGACCAACGAAGGTGTATCCAATCCGGCCAAGTCACGCATCAAGGTTTTCAACTTCCACGACGAAGGGCGCTTTGTGCCCTACACCTGCACCCAATGCGACGAAGCTTGGTGCATGCAGGCCTGTCCCGTGGATGCGATTTCGGTGTCCGGCGCTACGGGCGCAAAAGTGGTGTCTGATCAGCTCTGTGTCGGCTGTAAAGTCTGCACCATTGCTTGCCCGTTCGGCACAGTGAATTACAACACGGCCACCGGCAAAGTGATCAAATGCGATTTGTGCGGCGGTGATCCGGCCTGTGCCAGTGCGTGTCCGACAGGTGCCATCACCTATACCGATGCAGGGGCCACGGGCCTTGCGAAAATGGAAGCCTGGGCGGCAAAAACGGATGCCGGCCAACAGGCCAACGCTTAA
- a CDS encoding PAS domain-containing sensor histidine kinase, translating into MDQVASPTDDRYKILFEHSADAMLIIDGEKFVDFNQATLDMLGYETRDELFATHPSQLSPEFQPDGRASFEKANEMIETALKNGSNRFQWMHTRANGQDFPVEVSLTAVPFEGSTLVHVVWRDITRRLKAEEELIQHRDNLQQLVEEQTRELRLAKETAEVANETKTQFFRNMSHELRTPLNAIIGFSNTIRQEIFGPIENARYKDYIEDISASGEHLLALINDILDFSAIEANKLELLEEDLDVPELTDACKRIAAPLAEKRNITLNSSLTCELPKLRGDELRMKQIMINLLSNAIKFTDPGGQVDLMVTCSPQGGHVFTVVDSGIGMTEEEVAKSMEQFGQVDRSTNKEMQGTGLGLPLTQSLVQMHGGTLEISSEKGVGTTVRVKLPPGRAGK; encoded by the coding sequence GTGGATCAAGTGGCCTCCCCAACCGACGATCGCTATAAGATTTTGTTTGAACACTCCGCCGATGCCATGTTGATCATCGACGGGGAGAAGTTCGTCGACTTCAATCAGGCGACGCTTGACATGTTGGGATATGAGACCCGCGACGAGCTATTCGCCACGCATCCCTCTCAACTTTCACCGGAATTTCAGCCCGATGGCCGTGCCTCGTTCGAAAAAGCGAACGAGATGATTGAGACAGCGCTGAAAAACGGATCGAACCGGTTTCAGTGGATGCACACCCGCGCCAACGGCCAAGACTTCCCGGTCGAAGTTTCGCTGACCGCCGTTCCGTTCGAAGGCAGCACCTTGGTGCACGTGGTGTGGCGCGACATCACGCGTCGGCTTAAAGCCGAAGAAGAGCTGATCCAACACCGCGACAACCTGCAGCAACTCGTCGAAGAGCAAACCCGCGAACTGCGTTTGGCCAAAGAAACCGCGGAAGTGGCCAATGAAACCAAGACCCAGTTCTTTCGCAATATGAGCCACGAGCTGCGTACGCCCTTGAACGCAATCATCGGCTTTTCCAACACCATCCGCCAAGAGATTTTCGGTCCCATCGAAAACGCGCGTTACAAGGACTACATTGAAGATATCTCGGCTTCGGGTGAGCACCTGTTGGCGTTGATCAACGATATCTTGGACTTTTCCGCCATCGAGGCGAACAAGTTGGAGCTATTGGAAGAAGACCTGGATGTGCCCGAGCTTACCGATGCCTGCAAACGCATCGCTGCTCCCTTGGCGGAAAAACGCAACATCACGCTCAACTCATCTCTCACATGTGAATTGCCAAAATTGCGTGGGGACGAACTGCGTATGAAGCAGATCATGATCAACCTGCTGTCCAACGCGATCAAGTTCACCGATCCGGGTGGGCAAGTGGATTTGATGGTGACGTGTTCGCCCCAGGGCGGGCATGTTTTTACGGTCGTCGATAGCGGCATTGGCATGACCGAAGAAGAGGTCGCCAAATCCATGGAACAGTTCGGCCAAGTGGACCGCTCCACCAACAAAGAAATGCAAGGTACAGGGCTGGGCCTGCCGCTCACCCAAAGTTTGGTGCAGATGCACGGCGGCACCTTAGAGATTTCCAGCGAAAAGGGTGTTGGGACGACCGTGCGTGTCAAACTGCCGCCTGGGCGTGCGGGTAAATGA